The Sulfuricurvum sp. genome contains a region encoding:
- the atpC gene encoding ATP synthase F1 subunit epsilon has product MHTLVLEVLTPNGSIFNGPVTSVTVPGEEGEFGVLSQHVALTTLLKAGVIDIIKENGKKESIVVNWGVVQVANNTVTVLVDGAVAIRGDSESDIAKALDEAKALISSVADSHAMIASVSARVESAAHSHLH; this is encoded by the coding sequence ATGCATACTCTAGTTTTAGAAGTGCTAACTCCAAACGGCTCAATTTTTAACGGTCCTGTTACCAGTGTAACAGTTCCGGGAGAAGAGGGTGAGTTCGGTGTTCTTTCTCAGCACGTAGCATTGACAACACTTCTTAAAGCAGGTGTTATTGATATTATCAAAGAGAATGGTAAAAAAGAGTCCATAGTTGTCAACTGGGGCGTCGTTCAAGTTGCTAACAATACGGTTACCGTATTGGTCGATGGAGCCGTTGCTATTCGTGGTGATAGTGAAAGCGACATTGCGAAAGCTCTTGATGAAGCTAAAGCCCTTATCAGCAGTGTTGCAGATTCTCATGCGATGATCGCTTCTGTTTCTGCTCGCGTTGAATCAGCGGCACATAGCCATCTTCACTAA
- a CDS encoding MotA/TolQ/ExbB proton channel family protein, with protein MFELLSDFVAKSHPVTLGVLLVLSCYFILINWVFFYRWLSLNQWISVESETLETLLMGSNRLNERSYLSHFVKSGNTITKSLFDLAQYASTKEATKGLTVLSVVASTTPFIGLFGTVISILDTFDHIGQSSGTMSIIATGVSDALVATASGIFVAIFAYTYHQILKRQSFELVGLIRMQSDSLLSKEQ; from the coding sequence ATGTTTGAGCTTCTTTCTGACTTTGTTGCTAAAAGCCATCCGGTTACGCTGGGTGTCTTATTAGTACTTTCCTGTTATTTTATCCTTATTAATTGGGTTTTTTTCTATAGATGGCTCTCTTTAAATCAATGGATTAGTGTCGAAAGTGAAACATTGGAAACGCTTTTGATGGGTTCTAACCGTTTGAACGAGCGTTCTTATCTTAGCCATTTTGTAAAATCAGGAAATACTATCACAAAATCATTATTTGATTTAGCACAATATGCATCCACTAAAGAGGCAACAAAAGGGTTGACTGTTCTTTCGGTTGTGGCTTCTACTACCCCTTTTATTGGCTTGTTTGGAACGGTTATCTCTATTCTTGATACTTTTGATCATATTGGACAATCGAGTGGTACTATGAGTATTATTGCTACAGGTGTATCTGATGCTCTGGTCGCAACTGCTTCGGGTATTTTTGTCGCTATTTTTGCCTATACTTATCATCAAATTTTGAAACGACAATCATTCGAATTAGTTGGACTGATACGGATGCAAAGCGATTCACTATTGTCTAAAGAGCAATAA
- a CDS encoding biopolymer transporter ExbD — translation MFDWDEKPELNITPLVDVMLVLLAVLMVISPNIVYEELINLPKGSAQTEVKEKKEIEIVITDSKRITVNKKPFEFATFSDNFALFSNQFSKESVVRISADHRLEYGDVMGVMSGVKHAGLTNISLATSN, via the coding sequence ATGTTTGATTGGGATGAAAAACCTGAACTTAACATTACACCTCTTGTGGATGTAATGTTAGTTCTTTTGGCAGTTTTAATGGTAATCTCTCCTAATATTGTTTACGAAGAGTTAATTAATCTCCCTAAGGGTTCAGCACAAACCGAAGTAAAAGAGAAAAAAGAGATTGAAATTGTTATTACCGATTCCAAACGTATAACGGTAAATAAAAAGCCGTTTGAGTTTGCTACCTTCAGTGATAATTTTGCCCTCTTTTCTAATCAATTTTCTAAAGAAAGTGTTGTTCGTATAAGTGCAGATCACCGCTTAGAATATGGAGATGTTATGGGAGTAATGAGTGGTGTTAAACATGCAGGATTAACCAATATATCATTAGCAACCAGTAACTAA
- a CDS encoding TonB C-terminal domain-containing protein, with product MIVIIVAWQVNNTTALPTFAMVQSDVISVSLEMSEKKVSEPILNDNSEPSVDPIEPPQPKQKEVKKKSTPVQPKINDLFSSVKTTETSPKKESVELSKLNELEQKVLSTKRDSQLFEKAKNVNLAKSGVKMLTPSSGPLVNEYYAKVQGIIYTNFHPASGTEGFSARVRITLNSNGSLSGYRVISYSGNTLFNAEVDWLKERLKQVSLPSHPQGETAVFEIILTAKD from the coding sequence TTGATTGTAATAATTGTTGCATGGCAAGTAAATAACACTACTGCACTTCCTACATTTGCTATGGTTCAAAGCGATGTTATCTCTGTTTCGTTAGAGATGTCAGAAAAAAAAGTTTCTGAGCCGATTTTAAATGACAATAGCGAACCCTCAGTGGATCCTATTGAGCCTCCGCAACCTAAGCAAAAAGAGGTCAAAAAGAAATCAACACCTGTTCAGCCAAAAATTAATGATCTTTTTTCATCTGTTAAAACAACAGAAACTTCTCCCAAAAAAGAGTCAGTAGAATTGTCAAAACTTAATGAATTAGAGCAAAAAGTCCTCTCTACTAAACGGGATTCACAACTTTTTGAAAAAGCAAAAAATGTTAATTTAGCTAAGTCGGGTGTAAAAATGCTCACTCCATCGAGTGGACCGTTGGTGAACGAATATTATGCTAAAGTGCAGGGGATAATTTATACAAATTTTCATCCGGCATCGGGGACAGAAGGTTTTAGCGCAAGAGTTAGAATTACGTTGAATTCTAATGGATCATTGTCTGGATATCGAGTGATTAGTTATTCGGGTAATACACTATTTAACGCAGAAGTTGATTGGTTGAAAGAGAGGTTGAAACAAGTATCTTTACCCTCCCATCCACAAGGTGAAACGGCAGTTTTTGAAATTATTTTGACAGCTAAGGATTAG
- the tolB gene encoding Tol-Pal system protein TolB translates to MRYWIILVIWSVTLFGVDTTLEVTKNVGTLAKLVIEDGSLGGIDSDQKFHKMLSADMKVVSLFDVDDSYALQSYEKFEPATSHKNAAFVLRYRLSDDGSGGYKSDVKLLQNGLELFSKTYYLKQREMVVFLSHSIAYDINAKMGGTPLEWMKRKVLLVRLSGAKRSEIVAADYTLSYQKVILSGGMYGFAKWANREQTDFYYTSLGDFKPTIYKANLATAQKQPIISSDGMAVCSDVSENAQQLLLTLAPNGQPDIYLYDLVSHTKTKITDYSGIDVNGQFMGNDTIAFVSNRYGNPNIFSKKIDGNAITQLVFGGKNNSSCTTYRNLLAYKTREENGFNLYLMNLNSNSLRRLTSSGDNDYPRFSYDGEALLHIKQEGSQSLLGIIRLGLNKSFTFPLHVGRIQSIDW, encoded by the coding sequence ATGCGTTATTGGATTATATTAGTTATTTGGAGTGTAACACTTTTTGGGGTAGATACGACTCTTGAAGTGACTAAAAATGTTGGAACGCTGGCAAAGCTTGTCATAGAAGATGGAAGTCTTGGTGGAATAGATTCTGATCAAAAGTTTCATAAAATGTTGAGTGCAGATATGAAAGTCGTTTCTCTTTTTGATGTGGATGATTCATATGCATTGCAATCGTATGAAAAATTTGAACCTGCAACCTCTCATAAAAATGCAGCTTTTGTCCTCCGTTATCGTTTATCTGATGATGGAAGTGGAGGATATAAAAGTGATGTTAAGTTGCTTCAAAACGGTTTAGAACTTTTTTCAAAAACGTACTACCTTAAACAACGTGAGATGGTTGTTTTTCTATCGCACTCTATTGCTTATGATATAAATGCAAAAATGGGGGGGACACCATTAGAGTGGATGAAACGAAAAGTGTTATTAGTTCGTCTCAGTGGTGCTAAACGTTCCGAAATTGTGGCGGCAGATTATACCCTTTCGTATCAAAAAGTAATTTTGAGCGGAGGGATGTATGGTTTTGCAAAATGGGCAAACCGTGAGCAAACCGATTTTTATTATACTTCTTTAGGTGATTTTAAACCGACTATTTATAAAGCTAATTTAGCAACAGCTCAAAAGCAGCCTATCATCTCATCGGATGGGATGGCGGTATGTTCGGATGTCAGTGAAAATGCTCAGCAGTTGTTACTCACTTTAGCCCCTAACGGTCAGCCCGATATTTATTTGTATGATTTGGTTTCTCATACAAAAACAAAGATCACAGATTACTCAGGAATTGATGTGAATGGGCAGTTTATGGGGAATGATACGATCGCTTTTGTCTCAAACCGTTATGGAAATCCAAATATTTTTTCAAAAAAAATAGATGGAAATGCGATTACTCAATTGGTTTTTGGAGGAAAAAATAACTCATCATGTACAACCTACCGCAATTTATTAGCGTATAAAACTCGTGAAGAGAATGGATTTAATCTGTACCTTATGAATTTGAATTCAAATTCACTCCGACGTTTGACGAGTAGCGGAGATAATGATTATCCTCGTTTTTCGTATGACGGAGAGGCATTGTTGCATATTAAACAAGAGGGATCGCAAAGTTTATTGGGGATTATACGATTAGGATTAAATAAAAGCTTTACATTTCCTCTTCATGTAGGGAGAATACAATCAATAGATTGGTGA
- a CDS encoding OmpA family protein, with amino-acid sequence MKRIAYLSGVLALLVFSGCSTKEPTIDATANGSTLSSGTNSQTQTAANSTPASVSSTDKSAVIAPVTNANATDTNVNSNVNGNSGAMVDGAKGVASIYFDYDKFDIRNDMQEAMKTNAALTKNKTVKLEGNCDEFGSDEYNFALGLKRANSVKTALVNSGLSADSISMTSLGEGNPACSEKTQECWAKNRRVDLKLQ; translated from the coding sequence ATGAAACGTATTGCGTATCTGAGCGGGGTTTTGGCATTATTGGTATTTAGCGGATGTTCTACTAAGGAACCAACAATCGATGCAACTGCTAATGGAAGTACTTTAAGTAGTGGTACTAATAGTCAAACACAAACAGCAGCAAATAGTACACCTGCATCAGTCTCTAGTACGGATAAATCAGCTGTAATTGCTCCGGTTACAAATGCAAATGCAACCGATACAAATGTAAATAGCAACGTCAATGGTAATTCAGGTGCTATGGTCGATGGTGCTAAAGGGGTAGCAAGTATCTATTTTGATTATGATAAATTTGATATTCGTAATGATATGCAAGAAGCAATGAAAACAAATGCTGCATTGACAAAAAACAAAACCGTCAAACTTGAAGGTAATTGTGATGAATTTGGTAGTGATGAATACAATTTTGCTCTTGGTCTTAAACGTGCAAACAGTGTAAAAACTGCTCTTGTTAATAGTGGACTAAGCGCTGATTCAATCAGTATGACCAGTTTAGGTGAAGGCAATCCGGCATGTAGTGAAAAAACCCAAGAGTGTTGGGCAAAAAATCGTCGTGTTGATCTTAAACTTCAATAA
- a CDS encoding tetratricopeptide repeat protein, with translation MRFLVLFPLFCSYLLASEPSAFGAGDLNNPNPYGLTHEEKLIQENKKEIEGIAHKNNLQTAKVESVSERLDGMQGIIEGLSQSVNEQKIAISNLSTVVSDNNQSALLDALSKQNSTNEANIVQLKTVLEELSSTVDAINTSYVSKEEFSALMKELKVSVSSAPKKLDNPAMEKEAKNLFDQKKYDEAQSYYEMMVQKKYKVSDATFWIGECYFERKKYKDAIGYYKQSAAQNEKALYMPTLLLHTGMSMEANGDIASAKAFYNATVSKFSGSGAATTAKEKLAKLK, from the coding sequence ATGCGATTTTTAGTACTATTCCCTCTTTTTTGCTCCTACCTACTTGCATCAGAGCCATCGGCTTTTGGTGCTGGTGATTTGAATAACCCCAATCCTTATGGCTTAACTCATGAAGAAAAATTGATTCAAGAAAATAAAAAAGAGATTGAGGGAATTGCACACAAAAACAATCTTCAAACTGCTAAAGTAGAATCGGTTAGTGAGCGTCTTGATGGTATGCAAGGTATTATTGAAGGATTATCACAGTCGGTCAATGAACAAAAAATTGCCATTAGTAATCTGAGTACAGTAGTAAGTGATAATAATCAATCAGCTCTTTTGGATGCATTGTCAAAGCAAAATAGCACTAATGAAGCTAATATTGTCCAATTAAAAACAGTATTGGAAGAACTTTCCAGCACAGTAGATGCGATTAACACTTCGTATGTCAGTAAGGAAGAATTTTCTGCATTGATGAAAGAACTTAAGGTTTCTGTTTCAAGTGCACCAAAAAAGCTTGACAACCCTGCGATGGAGAAAGAAGCTAAAAATCTTTTCGATCAAAAAAAATACGATGAAGCACAATCCTATTATGAAATGATGGTACAGAAGAAGTATAAAGTTTCTGATGCAACGTTTTGGATAGGTGAATGTTATTTTGAACGTAAAAAGTACAAAGATGCAATTGGGTACTATAAGCAAAGTGCAGCACAAAATGAAAAGGCATTGTATATGCCGACACTCCTTTTGCATACGGGGATGTCGATGGAAGCAAATGGTGATATAGCGAGTGCAAAAGCATTTTACAACGCAACCGTTTCAAAATTTTCAGGATCGGGTGCTGCAACAACTGCAAAAGAGAAATTGGCTAAGCTAAAATAG
- a CDS encoding peptidylprolyl isomerase, protein MAIEANQIVSIEYEVRDGATVVDSNVGGHPLVFMFGKGQIIPGLENGIAHMSIGEKGDVLVKAADAYGDYNEDAQQELPREQFAGIDLNVGMTLYGQGEDGGTVQVTVKDIKDDNVIIDFNHPLAGKDLMFTVTINNVRDASVEEAMSGIPAENKMEESGCCGSGGNHGCGCH, encoded by the coding sequence ATGGCAATTGAAGCAAATCAGATCGTTTCGATCGAGTATGAAGTACGCGATGGAGCAACAGTAGTAGACAGTAATGTAGGCGGACACCCATTGGTATTTATGTTTGGAAAAGGGCAAATTATCCCTGGCTTAGAAAACGGTATCGCTCACATGAGTATTGGTGAAAAAGGGGATGTTCTTGTAAAAGCTGCTGATGCATATGGCGATTATAATGAAGATGCTCAACAAGAACTTCCACGTGAACAATTTGCAGGGATTGATTTAAATGTTGGTATGACATTATACGGTCAAGGTGAAGATGGTGGAACAGTTCAAGTAACGGTTAAAGATATTAAAGATGATAACGTTATTATCGACTTCAATCACCCACTTGCTGGCAAAGACTTGATGTTTACTGTAACCATTAACAATGTACGTGATGCATCGGTTGAGGAAGCTATGAGCGGTATTCCTGCTGAGAATAAAATGGAAGAATCCGGATGTTGTGGAAGCGGTGGTAATCACGGTTGTGGATGTCACTAA